TACGCCGTCCTGCTATCCGAGAAACTCCCGAACAGCGAGTGGTGCGGGATCTGTCTCTCCGACGAGCGTCTCAGCATCTGCTGCTTCGAACCCGACACCGGCGCGTTGCGCGCGATCGTCGACACGGACGACCCGGAGGCGTGCGGGTGGGGCGAGTCGATCTACGAGCGGTACCGAGCGCGCGCTCGACCGCTCGAGGAGGCGGACGACCTCGTCTCGACGGGATCGCCCCCGTGACCCGCCGACGTCGGCCCCCGCTTTCACGCCGTGAAATATTTCACTAGACAGTTACAACTCCGCGCGCGGCGTCGGTTTTCGTAGTGAAGTACCATGAGCGATCAGGCACGTCAACTGTCGGGCTGGCAACTAGAAGAGAACGCCGCGGAGGCGTACGAACGATACTTCGTTCCGGCCATTTTCGCCCCGTGGGCCGAACGGCTCGTCGAGGCCGCCGGTCCGCGCGAGGGAGATCGCGTCCTCGACGTCGCCTGCGGAACCGGCGTCGTAGCTCGATCCACCGTCTCGCGGGTCGGCGAGGGCGGATCCGTAGTCGGACTCGACGTGAACGAGGGGATGCTCGCCGTCGCGGAGAAGACCGCTGCGGACGTTCGGCCCCCGATCGAGTGGCGACGGGGGGACGCGACGGATCTGCCCTTTTCGGAGGGGAGCTTCGACGTCGTCTGTTGCCAGCAGGCGCTCCAGTTCTTCGACGATCCGGCCGCCGCGCTCGAGGAGATGCGCCGCGTCCTCGTTCCGGGCGGGCGCCTGGCGCTCAGCGTCTGGCGGCCGCTCGAGTACAACCCCGGTTACGTCGTACTGGTCGAGGCGCTAGAACGGCACGTCGGCGACGAGGCCGGGGCGATGATGCGCTCGCCGTTCCCCGAATGGGGGATCGCCGACCTCCGGGAAATCGTCTCCGAGGCAGGGTTCGACGCCGGGACGATCACCGTCCAGGTCGGATCGGTGCGGTACCCCTCGATCGAAGAGTTCGTGCGCCGGGAAGTCGCGAGTTCGCCGCTGGCCGCGCAGCTCGCCGACGAAGCCGTTCGAGAGCCGCTCGTCCGCGAGGTGGAGGGCGCGCTCGAGGAGTACGCCGACGACGAGGGCGTCGTCTCACCCATGGAGTCGTACGTCGTCACCGCCGGCCGGTAGCGCCGGATCCACGGAGCACCCCGGGTCGGCGGTTGTTCGTCAGGGCGCCCGCTCACCCGAGTGCCGCCCGCATCCGCTCTGCGAGGTCGTCCATCGCCGCGTCGGCCGCCTCGACGGCGTCCGTGAGGCTCAGAAAGCCGTGGGCCAGCGACGGGTAGTGAGCGTGGTGGACGGGAACGCCGTCGGCCTCGAGTCGCTCTGCGTACGCGGCACCCTCGTCGCGGAGCACGTCGTGACCGCCCGTGAGCACCGTCGCCGGGGCAACCCCGGAACAATCCGGCGCGCGCAGCACCGCCGTGAAGGGGTTCGCCGCGTCGACCGGGCTCCGGAGGTACTGGTTCCAGAACCAGCGCATATCGGCCTCGGTGAGCAGCGGCCCGTCGCCGTGCTCGCGGTAGGAATCGGTGTCGAAGGCGCGGTCGGTGATCGGATACAGCAGGAACTGGCCCGCGAGCGGGATCGTCCCGTCGGGACCGTCCGGGCGCACCCGCAGCGCCGTCGCGGCTGCCAGGTTGCCGCCGGCGCTGGTGCCAGCGACGGCGAGGCGATCGGGGTCGCCGCCGAGGCTGTCGGCGTACTCTGCGGCCCACTCGAGGGCCGCGTGGGCGTCGTCGAGGGGTGCGGGAAACGGGTGCTCGGGCGCGAGGTGGTAGTCGACCGAGCAGACCAGACTCCCCGATCGCGCGGCGATCTCCCGGCAGATGTCGTCGGCCGAGTCCAGCGTGCCGAGGGTCCAGCCGCCGCCGTGGTAGAACACGACCGTCGGCGGGTTCTCGACGTCGGGGCGGTAGGCCCGGATCGGGATCGGCCCCCCGGGGCCGTCGATCTTCAGGTCCCGCACGGATCGCATCTCGGGGCCGCCGCCCGCCGAAAAGACCTCGTCTTCGACCCGGCGGGCGCTCTCGACGGCCATCGCGTGCCAGGGCGGCACGCCCGCCGCCTGGATCTCCTCGACGACCGCTGCAAGCTGTGGATCGAGTTCGTCGCTCGCGTCTGCCATACCCCCACGCTCGTCCCAGGGGGAGGTTAATCCACCGGCAGGCGGGCGGTCGGGCCTCGAGCGGCGCGCACGGTCGGTGGGCGAACGGCAACCGACCGCCCGTAGTACGAGGCGGTCGCGCCGAAACGTTCGTGTAGATTCCCCGTGAGGGTCGCACATGGACTCGAGTACGGGCGAGGACGGGGCGACGGAGCGCGATCACCGGACCGGTGCCGACTACGCCCGCGAGCGCGACGAGGCGGACCCGCTCGCGGCCTTTCGGGGTCGGTTCGACGTCCCCGACGCCCACTACATGGACGGCAACTCGCTGGGGCCGGTCTCCGACGCGGCGGTGGCGAGCCTCGAGCGGGCGGTCGAGGAGTGGCGCGAACTCGCCATCCGCGGGTGGACCGACGCGGAGCCGCCGTGGTTCTACTACGGCGAGCGGCTCGGCGACGAGCTGGCGCCGCTCGTGGGAGCCCGCGAGGACGAGGTCGTCGTCGGCAACTCGACGACGGTCAACATCCACACGCTGATCGGCACCTTCCTCGACGCGCTCGAGCGCGGCGAGGTCGGCGAGACGGACGCTCGCGCCGTCTTAGTCAACGACCTCGACTTCCCGACCGACCACTACGCGATCCGCGCCCAGCTGCGCCAGCGCGGGCTCGACCCGGACGAGCACTGCCACCTCGTCGAGAGCCGCGACGGCCGGACGATCGAAACCGACGATATCGTCGCGGCGATGGACGAGGAGGACGTCGGCATCGTCTTCATGCCGTCGGTGCTCTACCGCAGCGGCCAGCTACTCGACGTCGAGCGGATCACCGAGGCGGCCCACGAGCGGGGCATCCTCGCGGGGTTCGACCTCGCCCACTCGATCGGCGCGGTTCCGCACGAGCTCTCTGCGGTGGGCGTCGACTTCGCGGTCTGGTGTAGCTACAAGTACATGAACGCCGGACCGGGCGCTATTGCGGGCCTCTACGTCAACGAGGATCACTTCGGGCTCACGCCCGCGCTGGCGGGCTGGTGGGGCCACCACAAGGAGACGCAGTTCGAACTGAACCTCGAGTACACGCCCGCCGAGACCGCTGGCGCCTGGCAGATCGGTACGATTCCGGTGCTCTCCGCGGCGCCGCTCGAGGGTGCGATCGAGATCACCCGCGAGGCCGGCATCGAGGCGATCCGCGAGAAGTCACTCGAACTGACCTCCTACCTCATTAGCCTCACCGACGAGCACCTGGCCGATCGCGGCGTTTCCGTCGGGACGCCGCGGGAACCGGAGCGGCGGGGCGGCCACGTCGCCCTCGAGCACGCCGACGCCTACCGGATCAGCCAGGCGCTGCGCGACCGGGGGATCGTCGTCGACTTCCGGCCGCCGAACGTGATCCGGGTCTGCCCGGCCCCGCTGTACACCGGCTACCGCGACGTCCGCGAGGTCGTCGACGCGGTCGCGGAGATCGTCGACGAGGCGGAGTACGAGGAGTACGAGCGCCAGGGAGACGGCGTCACGTAGGTCCCCCGACCGGACGGACAGCTCGTCGGATCGAGGGGACGCCTTATCGACCGAGCGGGCGCGTCGCTCGAGGCGTCTTTCAGGGTCGGCGAGGGACCCCCAACCGATTTAGTCCGGACCGGTGTAGGGCGTTCGATGACCACCCCACTCCGCCGACGCGAGTTTCTCGCGGGAAGCGGCGGCGTCGGACTCGCGGGCGTCGCCGGCTGTCTCGAGGCGGCGGAAGACGGTCCCGGGGCGGCGGACGACGGAGCCGTCGAACACCCGAGCGCCGACGCCGCGGCGATCGTCTCCCAGCACCGCCTCGCTACCGACGCGGGACTCGAAGTGCTCGAGGGGGGCGGGACGGCAGCCGACGCCGCCGTCGCCGTCGCCTGTGCGCTCAGCGTCGTCGAACCCTGGTTCTCCTCCGCGCTGGGCGGTGGCACCTGGGCGCTGTACTACGACGCCGAGGTCGAGGAGGTGACCAGCGTCGACGGCGTCGGCCCCGTCGGCGCCGAGGCGACGGTCGAGGACTTCGAAGAGCGGGCGGGCGACGACGGCATCCACCAGGCGATCGTCCCCGGCGCCTGGGACGGCTGGATGCTGTGGCTCGAGCGCTACGGCGCCCTCGACCTCGCGGAGGTGCTGGCGCCGGCGATCGACCTCGGCCGGGAGGGGTATCCCATCAGTCCGGAGATGGCGGGCTGGCTCGATCGAGGGGCCGACGAGATCGGCGATCGGTCGGCCGCGGCGGCGATCTACGCGCCCAACGGCGAGTTCCTCGAGGAGGGCGACACCGTCTACCAGCGCGAGATGGCCGACACGTTCGAGTCGCTCGCCGAGGTCTACGCCGACCGCCTGGACGAGGGCGAGAGCGAGGCGATCCAGGCGGCGCGGGACCACTTCTACCGCGGGCCGATCGCCGACGCGATCGTCGAGTACGCCGACGAGCACGGCGGCTATCTCACCCGCGAGGACTTCCGGGGGTTCGAGGCGGAGATCGTCGAGCCGATCTCGATCGAGTACGGCGACGTGGAGGTGTACCAGAACCCGCCGAACAGCCAGGGGATCACCCAACTCCTGGCGCTGAACAAGCTGGCGGCCCACGACTTCTCCGGGCTCGAGTCCGACGACGCCGACGCCGTCCACGCCCAGGTCGAGGCGATCAAGCTCGCCTTCGCGGACCGCTATCACCACGTGGGCGACCCGGATCGGGTCGACGTCCCTGTCGACGAGCTGCTCTCCGAGGAGTACGCGGCGAGCCAGCGCGACCGGATCGAGATGGACGAGGCGCGGGAGTGGCCGATCGACTCCGGGATCGAGAGCACCGACGCCGACCACACAACCACGTTTCACGTCGTCGACGGGAACGGCAACGCGGCGGCGGTGACGACCAGCTTGGGCGCGCAGTTCCTCGTCATCGGCGACACCGGTATCCACATCAACAACCGGATGCGGATGCTCGCGGTCGATGAGGGCAATCCCAACCGACTCACCCCCGGTTACAAGGTGCGTCACACGTCGAACCCCTACATGGCGCTGCGCGACGGGCGACCGTACGTTCTGGGCGGGAACACCGGCGTCGACACCCAGCCCCAGGGCCAGACCCAGCAGTTCCTCCACGTCGTCGAGTTCGGCCTCGACGCCCAGGAAGCGATCGACCACCCGCGGTTCGTCAGCACCGCGTTCCCCTCCACGCAGTACCCATACGAGTACGAGAACACCGTGCAGGTGGAGTCCGACTACCCGTCGGCGCTGATCGAGGAACTCGAGAACCGCGGCCACGACGTCGAGGAGGGGGGCTCGTTCGGCTCGGCGACGATGATCGTCGTCGACGAGGACGGAGACCGCGTGCAGGTCGGCGCCGAACCGCGGATCTCCACCGCCGAGGGACGAGTTTCGCCGCCGGACGAGGGGTAACGCGCCACCGTTCGTTCTCGCGGAACCCTCGCGCTCACACCTTGTGAGTGCCCGTCTCGTCCTCCATCTCGCCGAGGAACGACATGTAGTCGGTGCCGCCGGTGCCGGTCGTCTCGCCGGTCACCGCCCGGATGTACTGGATGACCTGGCCGAAGTGGACCAGCCGGAACGTCTGGAGCGCCTCGATACAGCGGTTGAACGCGGCCGAAAGTTCGTCGTCGCCCTGTGCCGCGACGTAGGGGCGGACGTCGACGTCCGCGTCGAACGCCTCGACGACCGAGCGGTGTTTCTCGGGCATGTACGTCCGCATATCCAGCAGTTTTTCGATCAGTTCCGTCGTCTCGTGTTCGATCCCGAGAGTGGCGTCGATCGACGGCAACGCGCAGCTCTGGGCGCCGGAACCGCCGCGGTAGGTCTGTGCGCCCTCGAGTTCGCCGACGCCCTCGTACACCAGCTCGTCGAAGCCGTTGTAGTAGGGGCGGTACTCGGTGGCGAACGCGGTCGGCTCGTTCTCCTCGGTCATCCGGCGCATGATCGATGTCTGGCGCTCGAGGGAGTCGGCGATCGTCTCGAGGGCCGCCTCGAGAGCGGTCGGGTCGTCTCCACGAATCGCCGCCTGGGCGCGGGCGCAGGCGACCAGCGCCGGTCCGGCCGCGGCCTCGATGGCGACGTGGACGACCACGAACCAGCGTTCGTCCGCGAGGTCGGTGAACTGCTGGACGGTCTCTAAATTCCCGAGGACGAGTCCCCCGTCGGGGTCGCGGCGGCGAAAGTTGTGCAGACAGAGCAGGTCGTACGAGAGGATCGGCTTCCGGCCGAGGCGCCTCGAACTGCGGTACAGCGGAACGGCCACGCCGGCGGGCAGCCGGTCGACGGGGTCGGCACCGATCCGGTTGACGTAGCCGCTCGCGAGGAAGCCGGAGAGCAGGCAGAGCCGGACGGTCTCGCGGTCGGAGAGCCCCTCGAGCAGCCCGTCGGGCGGCGTCTCGAGATCCTCGACGAGCGGTCGCAGTTCGCCCTCGGCGAGCAGCGACGGGAGCCGCTCGCCGAACTCGTCGAGGCGACGGAGGTACGCGTCCACGGCGCCGTCGCCGGCGGGCTCGAACCGCGTGAGCGGGTCCTCTTCGGGAAGAAAGCCAC
Above is a genomic segment from Natrononativus amylolyticus containing:
- a CDS encoding class I SAM-dependent methyltransferase is translated as MSDQARQLSGWQLEENAAEAYERYFVPAIFAPWAERLVEAAGPREGDRVLDVACGTGVVARSTVSRVGEGGSVVGLDVNEGMLAVAEKTAADVRPPIEWRRGDATDLPFSEGSFDVVCCQQALQFFDDPAAALEEMRRVLVPGGRLALSVWRPLEYNPGYVVLVEALERHVGDEAGAMMRSPFPEWGIADLREIVSEAGFDAGTITVQVGSVRYPSIEEFVRREVASSPLAAQLADEAVREPLVREVEGALEEYADDEGVVSPMESYVVTAGR
- the kynU gene encoding kynureninase encodes the protein MDSSTGEDGATERDHRTGADYARERDEADPLAAFRGRFDVPDAHYMDGNSLGPVSDAAVASLERAVEEWRELAIRGWTDAEPPWFYYGERLGDELAPLVGAREDEVVVGNSTTVNIHTLIGTFLDALERGEVGETDARAVLVNDLDFPTDHYAIRAQLRQRGLDPDEHCHLVESRDGRTIETDDIVAAMDEEDVGIVFMPSVLYRSGQLLDVERITEAAHERGILAGFDLAHSIGAVPHELSAVGVDFAVWCSYKYMNAGPGAIAGLYVNEDHFGLTPALAGWWGHHKETQFELNLEYTPAETAGAWQIGTIPVLSAAPLEGAIEITREAGIEAIREKSLELTSYLISLTDEHLADRGVSVGTPREPERRGGHVALEHADAYRISQALRDRGIVVDFRPPNVIRVCPAPLYTGYRDVREVVDAVAEIVDEAEYEEYERQGDGVT
- a CDS encoding gamma-glutamyltransferase family protein translates to MTTPLRRREFLAGSGGVGLAGVAGCLEAAEDGPGAADDGAVEHPSADAAAIVSQHRLATDAGLEVLEGGGTAADAAVAVACALSVVEPWFSSALGGGTWALYYDAEVEEVTSVDGVGPVGAEATVEDFEERAGDDGIHQAIVPGAWDGWMLWLERYGALDLAEVLAPAIDLGREGYPISPEMAGWLDRGADEIGDRSAAAAIYAPNGEFLEEGDTVYQREMADTFESLAEVYADRLDEGESEAIQAARDHFYRGPIADAIVEYADEHGGYLTREDFRGFEAEIVEPISIEYGDVEVYQNPPNSQGITQLLALNKLAAHDFSGLESDDADAVHAQVEAIKLAFADRYHHVGDPDRVDVPVDELLSEEYAASQRDRIEMDEAREWPIDSGIESTDADHTTTFHVVDGNGNAAAVTTSLGAQFLVIGDTGIHINNRMRMLAVDEGNPNRLTPGYKVRHTSNPYMALRDGRPYVLGGNTGVDTQPQGQTQQFLHVVEFGLDAQEAIDHPRFVSTAFPSTQYPYEYENTVQVESDYPSALIEELENRGHDVEEGGSFGSATMIVVDEDGDRVQVGAEPRISTAEGRVSPPDEG
- a CDS encoding indoleamine 2,3-dioxygenase is translated as MDHTSGAVLSAYGIDERRGFLPEEDPLTRFEPAGDGAVDAYLRRLDEFGERLPSLLAEGELRPLVEDLETPPDGLLEGLSDRETVRLCLLSGFLASGYVNRIGADPVDRLPAGVAVPLYRSSRRLGRKPILSYDLLCLHNFRRRDPDGGLVLGNLETVQQFTDLADERWFVVVHVAIEAAAGPALVACARAQAAIRGDDPTALEAALETIADSLERQTSIMRRMTEENEPTAFATEYRPYYNGFDELVYEGVGELEGAQTYRGGSGAQSCALPSIDATLGIEHETTELIEKLLDMRTYMPEKHRSVVEAFDADVDVRPYVAAQGDDELSAAFNRCIEALQTFRLVHFGQVIQYIRAVTGETTGTGGTDYMSFLGEMEDETGTHKV
- a CDS encoding alpha/beta hydrolase — protein: MADASDELDPQLAAVVEEIQAAGVPPWHAMAVESARRVEDEVFSAGGGPEMRSVRDLKIDGPGGPIPIRAYRPDVENPPTVVFYHGGGWTLGTLDSADDICREIAARSGSLVCSVDYHLAPEHPFPAPLDDAHAALEWAAEYADSLGGDPDRLAVAGTSAGGNLAAATALRVRPDGPDGTIPLAGQFLLYPITDRAFDTDSYREHGDGPLLTEADMRWFWNQYLRSPVDAANPFTAVLRAPDCSGVAPATVLTGGHDVLRDEGAAYAERLEADGVPVHHAHYPSLAHGFLSLTDAVEAADAAMDDLAERMRAALG